A segment of the Bradyrhizobium sp. CCBAU 53340 genome:
AGGCTGTCTACGCCGACGCGCAGAGCAAGCCCGACGTCGCCATCAACGAATCCGTCCGCCTGCTCGAGCAGGAGAAGGTCGACATGGTGCTCGGCTTCTTCTCGTCGGCGCAATGCGTGCCGGTCGCCGCCCGGGTCGAGCAACTCAAGAAGTTCATGTGGATCACGACCTGCATCTCGTCTGCCGTGCTCGCCGACAAGAACTACAAATACGTCTTCCGCCCGCAAGCGAGCGGCGACCAGTTCGGCACGATGACGATGGACTTCATCGCGCAGAACGCCAGGGAGAAATTCGGCAAGGAGCCGAAGGACCTGCGTGTCGCCATCATCCACGAGGACGGCGCCTACGGCGTCGACGTCGCCAAGGGCAACGAGGCCGGTGCGAAGAAGGCGGGATTCAATGTCGTCTTGAAGGAAGGTTATTCCGCCACCGCGCCCGATCTGTCCGCGCTCGTGACGAAACTGAAACGCGCCAAGCCTGATGTCGTTTTCCACACGGGCTATAATCCCGACATTACGCTCTTGCTGCGACAGGCGCGCGAACAGGGTCTGAAATTCGCGGCTCTGGTTGGTCATGGTGCGGGCTATGGCGTTTATGAGAAGCTCAAGGAAGGCCTCGGTACCGACGCCAACTATCTCTTCAACACCGATCCGATCTCGATCTGGCTCACCAACCAGAAGACCATGGATCCGAAGCTTGCGCCTGTCATCAAGATGGTCGGCGATGAGTTCGACAAGATCAGGCCCGGCGTCGCCATCCGCTCGGCTCATGTGGGCATCGGCGCCTCCAACACCTACGTCTTCATGAACGACGTCCTGCCGCGGGCGATCAAGAAGTACGGCGGCGTCGATCCCGAGGCGCTGCGCAAGGCGGCGCTCGATACCGACATCCCCGAGGGCGGCACCATGCTCGGCTTCGGCGTCAAGTTCCACGGCGAAGGCACGCCAATGGCCGGCCAGAACGAGCGCTCGTTCCCGGTCGTGATCCAGTATATCGACGACAAGTCCTCGGTGGTGTGGCCCAAGAGCCAGGCGCAGCGCGAAGCCGTGCTGCCACTGCCGAAGGGCACCACCTACAGCAACCAGTAGCAGCGGAGCGGAGGCGGTGCTGGAGGTCAGCGGGCTGGTGAAGCGGTTTGGCGGCTTCACCGCCGTCAACAACGTGTCGTTCAAGGTCGACCAGGGCGAGATCCTCGGCCTGATCGGCCCCAACGGCTCGGGCAAGAGCACGATCTTCAACATGCTGTCGGGTACGTTGGCGCCCAGCGCCGGATCGATCCGGTTCGATGGCTCCGAGATCGCGGGTCTGGCGCCGCACCGGATCATCAATCGCGGCATCGGCCGCACCTTCCAGATTCCGCGGCCGTTCCGTCGCCTCTCCATCTTCGAGAATGTCGCGCTTGCCGGCTTCTATGGCCAGGGCCGTCACAGCCGCGTCAAGGCCGAGGAAGCGGCGGGTCGCGCGCTCGCCATGGTGGGCCTGCCGACCGATCGCCACGCCAGCGTCGATGGTCTCGGCGCGGCCGGCTTGAAGAAGCTCGAGCTTGCGAAGGCGCTCGCCACCGCGCCCAAGCTGCTGCTCGCGGACGAAAGCCTCGGCGGCCTCGACGAGGCCGAGATGGATCAGGCCGCCGACATGCTGCGCAACATCCGCGACGAGCTCGGCATCACCATCATCTGGGTCGAGCACATCATGGGCGTGTTGATGCGCGTCGTCGATCGCGTCATGGTGCTCGATCATGGCGAGAAGATCTCGGAAGGTCTGCCGAGCGCGGTTGCCGGCGATCCGCGCGTCATCGAGGTCTATCTCGGCACCGATGCCGAGACCACGCAGGCTGCGGCCGCCGAAGCGCGCCGCCGCGCGGGAGGCCAATGATGCTGGAGCTTCGCGGCGTCAACGCCGGCTATGGCACGTTCCAGGCGCTGTTCGACGTCAATCTCGACGTCAAGGCTGGTGAAGCTGTCGGCGTGATCGGGCCGAACGGGGCCGGCAAGACCACCTTGATGCGCGTCATCTCCGGCCTGATCCGCCCCTCGCACGGGTCGATCGCGATGGAGAGCGTCGACGTGCTGGCGACGGCGCCGCACAAGATCGTCAGCCTCGGGATCGCGCATGTGCCGGAGAACCGGCGGCTGTTTCCGCAACTCACGGTCGACGACAATCTCAAGATGGGGGCCTTCATGAAGGAGGCACGCGGCCATTATGCCGAACGGCTGGAGGTCGTGTTCGACCTGTTTCCGCGGCTGAAGGAGCGCCGCCATCAAATGGCCGGCACCATGTCCGGCGGCGAGCAGCAGATGTGCGCGATCGGCCGCGCGATGATGTCCAATCCGAAGCTGCTGCTGCTCGACGAGCCGTCGGCGGGGCTCGCGCCGGTCGTGGTGCAGCAGGTGTTCGAGCTGGTGAAGCGGATCCGCGCCAGCGGGCTGACGGTGCTGATCGTCGAGCAGAACGTGCAGCAGGTGCTGCGCGTGGTCGATCGCGCCTATCTGATCGAGGCCGGCACGATCCGCGCCTCAGGCACGTCGGCCGAGATGCTGGCGAGCGACACGGTCAAGGAAGCTTATCTGGGGGTGTGAGGTTCATGCAGGCGTTCCTGGACATATTCGACATCTACCTTCTGGAGGCCATCATCAACGGCATCCTGCTCGGCGGCGTGTTGGCACTGCTCGCGCTCGGGCTGAACCTGATCTTCGGCGTCATCGACGTGACCTGGATCTGCTACGCCGAGCTCGTAATGATCGGCATGTACGCGATGTACTTCATGGTGCAGTATTACGGCATCAGCTATTTCATCGCCGCACCACTCACCATACTGCTGGTCGCGATCCTCGGCGCGCTCCTGCATTATCTCGTAATCGCGCCGCTGCTGACCGCGCCGCCGATCAACCAGCTGCTCGCGACCGGCGGCGTGCTGTTCGTGCTGCAGAGCTTTGCCACCGTCGCCTTCGGTATCGACTTTCGCAACCTCGGCATCCGCCTGCCGGTGCTCGCCTTCGGCGACATGAATTTCAGCTATGCGCGGCTGCTGTCGTTCCTGGCGGCGCTGGTCGGCATGGTCGCGGTCTATCTGTTCATGACCCGCACCTTCACCGGCACTGCGATCCGCGCCATCTCGCAGGACCGCCAGATCATGGCGCTGATGGGGGTCGACACCAAGCGCATCTATCTCATCACGTCAGCCATCGGCGGCGGGCTGGCCGGGCTCGCCGCGTGCCTCTTGGTGCTGCAATATGACGTGCATCCCTTCGTTGGTCTCTCCTTCGGTCCGATTACCTTCCTGATCTGCGTGCTGGGCGGCCTCGGCAATTTCATCGGCGGCTTCATCGCGGCCTTCGTGTTCGCCGAGATCATCTCGCTCGGCGGTCTGTTCTCCGATCTGGAATGGGGCTATGTGCTGGCCTTCGCCTTCTTCATCGTCATGATGTTCATCCGGCCCGCGGGCCTGCTCGCGAGGCGCCGATGACGGGGCAGGTGCGGCTTGCGGCCTGGGGGATTGGCCTTGCGGCGCTGGTTGCGCTGCCGTTCGTCTATCGCGATCCCTATCATCTGCACATTCTGGTGCTGATCCTGATCTGGTCGTTCGCTTACACATCGTGGTCGATGATGGGACGGTTCGGCCTGGTCTCGCTCGGCCATGGCGGCTTCATGGGGATCGGCGCCTATGTCACCGCGCTGCTCTGGAACCATCTCGGCCTGTCGCCCTGGATCGGCATTCCCATCAGCATGGTCGCGGCAGGCATCCTGGCGCTGGTGGTCGGCTATCCCTGTTTCCGCTTCCGTATCACCGGGCACTATTTCGTGCTGGTGACGCTGGCGCTGTCTGGCATCGTGCTCCAGGTCATCACGGCGACGCGCGACTATACCGGCGGCTCGCTCGGCTACACGCCGAACCGCGCCGCGGGCAACAAGCTGCTGGCGCTGCAATTCGATGACAAGACGACGTGGTATCTTGTTGCGCTCGGGGTCTGGTTGTTCGGCATCGTCGTCTGGCACTGGGTCGACCGCAGCATGGCGCGCTATGCGCTCGAGGCCATCTCGGAGGACGAGGACGCCGCGGCCGCCGCCGGCGTCGACGTCACGGCGGAGAAGCTGAAGATCACGCTGCTCAGCGCGCTGATGACGGCGCTGGCCGGCGCGATCTATTGCCAGTACCAGATGTTCATCACGCCCGATACGGTCAGCGGCATCGCGGTGTCGCTGCAGATGGTGTTCGCGGCCATCGTCGGCGGCCTGTTCGTCTCGCTCGGCCCGACCGTCGGCGCCGTCATCACCATCCTGCTCGCGGAGACCTTGCGCATCGGATTCGGCACCAAGGCGGTCGGCTGGGACAACCTTGTCTACGGCGTGCTGCTGGTGCTTTTCATCATATTCCTTCCCAAGGGCATCCTTGGTAGCCTGCTCGATCGATTGAAGTCGCAACGCAAGGTGCCCCGCGCCCATGAGCAAAAAGCCGTCCAAATCGCTCGCCCAGGAACTTGACCGCTACATCACGCCGTTCCGGCACGACGGGTCCGGCAAGTTTCACCTGAAGGACTACAAGACCAACGCGAAGGGCGATCTGGACAAGGAGGCGGCGCAGGAGATTCTCGACGCCAACAAGAAGCGGCTGATCGCGTTCCAGGAGAAGCTCTACGCCCAGGACCGCTGGTCGCTGCTGATCGTGTTCCAGGCCATGGACGCCGCCGGCAAGGACAGCGCGATCAAGGCGATCTTCGAGGGCATCAACCCGCAGGGCTGCGAGGTCACGGCCTTCAAGGCGCCGAGCAGCAAGGAGCTCGACCACGATTTCCTCTGGCGCCACGTGGTCGCGTTGCCGGAGCGCGGCCGTATCGGCATCTTCAACCGCTCCCATTACGAGGAATGCCTGGTGACGCGCGTGCACCCGGAGATCCTGGCCAAGGAGAAGCTGCCGTCGAGGCTGGTCACCAAGACCATCTGGAAGGAGCGCTTCGAGGACATTGCCGCCTGGGAGCGCTACCTGATGCGCAACGGCACCGTGGTGCTGAAATTCTTCCTCAACGTCTCCAAGGAGGAGCAGCGCCAGCGCTTCCTCGATCGGTTGGAGGAGCCGGCCAAGCAGTGGAAATTCTCGATGGACGACATCAAGGAGCGCGCGCTGTGGCCGCGCTACCAGGCGGTCTATCAGGACATCCTGCGCCACACCGCGACGCCCCATGCGCCCTGGTATGTGGTGCCCGCCGACCACAAATGGTTTGCCCGTGTCGTGATCGGCTCGGTGATCAATGCCGCGCTCGAAAAGCTCGACCTGCGGTTTCCCCGTGCCGACAAGGCTTCGCTCGCGGAGTTCGACCAGGTGCGCACGGCGCTGGAGAGGGAGAAGAAGGCAGGCAAGAAGCGGGCGAAAGGCAAAACACCAAAACAACCCCATGCACAGTAGCCGGGTGCTGTGAAATCAACGGCTTGCCGGCGGACGTGTCGATATTCGGGTTTTTAGAAAATTTGGTTGAGCCGTCGGGCAAAACAGGAGTATAGTGGCATCATCCCGACGTGCCTCAGGATGCATCGATGACAGCCGCACGACCGGTCCCGTAGGGTGGGCAAAGCGGAGCGTGCCCACCAATCTTCATTTGCGAGAGAGGTCGTGGGCACGGCGCAAGTGCGCCTTTGCCCACCCTACGGCTTCTGCGCAAGCCGCTAATACCCCCGCCCCCACCAATAGCAGAAGCGCTCGACGTTGGCCGGCAGGCTCGCCTCGTAATTCGCCCACTTCTCGTATTTCGGCAGCTTCACCTCCTTCATCGCGGTGTCGAAGCACTTGCCGGCGTCGGCGGCCTTCTTCACTTCCGCCGAAAGATCTTCCATGTAGGCGATGTCGTCCTCGACGTCCTTCTTGGTGCCGAGCCGGCCGCCGGCATAGGGATGGCCCGGAATCATGCGTTCCCAGTCGAGCGAAGCCAGCTTCTTCAGCGAGGCGATATATTCCAGCGGCGAGGCGTTGTCGGGGATGTTGCGGAACTGGACGGATTCGATCGGCGCGAAGTCGACCACGAAGACCAGCTTCTCCTTCGGCAGCCGCATCACCAGCGAATTGTCGGAATGGTTGCGGCCGACATAGTCGAGCTCCAGCGTGGTGCCGCCGAGCTTGATGATCTTCTGGTCGTCGACCACCTGGTCCGGCATGACGATATCGGCCAGCAGCGCATTCTGCTTCTTGAGCTCGAGCAGTCGCTCCTTGGTCCGCCGATGCGCGATGAATGTCGCGCCGAGATCCTTGAACGGCTGGCCGCCGGCGATGTGGTCGTAATGGTGATGACTGTAGATGACGTATTTGATCGGCTTGTCGGTGACCGCCTTGATCGCGTCGATATAGGGTTTTGCCGGGCGCAAATACGAGATCGGATCGGTCGCGATCACGCCCTGAGGCGTCACCACGAACATCGACTGATGGCCGCCATAGCGGAAGATGTAGACGTTGTCGGTGCCGTCGACCTTCTTGGTCGAGGTCTGCGGCGGGGTCTGCGCGAGCGCGGATCCGGTGACAAGGGCTGCGAGCACGGCGATGCAAAATGATGCTTTCATCTCTGGCCTTCTGAAATGAGGACGAGGGTATGCTCCCTCACACAAACGCTGCCGAGAGGCATTTATTCCACACTGTCACGTCGTCAGTCTGTCGCGGAACAGGCGTGCAAATGTGATCCTCGGGTCCTTGATCCCGCTTGACAGTTTTATGTCGGGGGAGGACCATACATTCGGTCGCACACAAGCGACGCGTAACGTCCACCTCATGAGCAAGGGGAGGTCTATGACTCCACCTCCGCAAATCCAGCCGCGTTAAGTGCGATGGAGCTCGTTCGGACTATCGCATAGCGGCGGAAACCGCGAACGGCACGCCGGGTCTAGGTCTAGAGGGCTGCATCAGTGAGGCAGAGCCCCTACCTGCCCGGCGCTGTGCGTTTTGGCGCGTCCCTGCCGAGGACAGTGCCGGCGGGAAACGCCAAGAGGAAGTGCCAAGGGGAAATGCCAAGAGATTGTCGTCTCATCGGCAAACTTCCGACACAGGATACGGGCGAATAGCGGCATCCGACATGACGCAGTGCTAGGCGCGGGCACGATTCCGCCGGCACGTTTCATTTATCTGGGAATCCCGCGTGTCGCACAGGCTTGTTCCGGCGCTCCTCGCCATCCTCTTCCTCGCAATCCCCTCTCTCTCCAGTGCTCGCGCGCAGGCGCCTGCGCCGCCCCCCGCCAATGCGTTATCGCCTGATCAAGCCAGACGGGCGCTGGAGACACTCCAGGACGACCAGAAGCGCGCGCAAATGATCGACACGCTGCGCGCGATTGCGAATGCGCCGGGTCAGCAGCAGCCGGCGGCGCCGCCGGCGGAACACAAATCGCCGATCCCGCTTTCGGCCGACGGCCTCGGCGCACAGCTCCTGCTCACGGTGTCCGAGGAGATCGGCGAGATCTCGCGCGACGTCGCCGACATGGCGCGGACGCTCACGAATTTCCCGGCATTCTACTACTGGATCATGCGTACCGCGAACGATCCTGCCGCCTACAATCTTCTGATCGAGATCGCCTGGAAGCTGGCACTGGTGTTCGGTTCTGCACTCGCGGCCGAATGGGTGATCGTCCGCCTGATCCGGCGTCCCGTTGCCTTCCTCGAAGGACGCGTGCCGCAGACCACACGCCTGTCGGCCCAGGCGCTGCCCATTGCCGATCCGCCGTCATCGGTGGCCGACGTCACGCCCGCGGCCGAACTGCACAAGCACCGTCACAGCCTCGCGCGCGTCTGGCAATTGCTGCTGCGGCTGCCCTTCGTGGTCGGACGGCTCGTGCTCGAACTGCTGCCGGTTTTCATTTTCGTCGGTCTGGCGACTGCGCTGCTCGGAACGGAGATCGGCGAACCCGCCACGGTCCGCCTCGTCATCCTCGCGGTCGTCAACGCCTATGCGTTCTCGCGCGGGCTCATCTGCCTCGTTCGTGTCCTGGCGGGACCGTTCGGCCTGTTTCCGGCCCGTGCCGAGACCGCGGCCTATGTCGAGATC
Coding sequences within it:
- a CDS encoding ABC transporter substrate-binding protein; the protein is MRLRMAARLVRGLLIAIAAMGLVASAQAQDKKIKIGVIFDLTGPLAGGGSELEYLGTKIILDHFIKTGVEGYKVEAVYADAQSKPDVAINESVRLLEQEKVDMVLGFFSSAQCVPVAARVEQLKKFMWITTCISSAVLADKNYKYVFRPQASGDQFGTMTMDFIAQNAREKFGKEPKDLRVAIIHEDGAYGVDVAKGNEAGAKKAGFNVVLKEGYSATAPDLSALVTKLKRAKPDVVFHTGYNPDITLLLRQAREQGLKFAALVGHGAGYGVYEKLKEGLGTDANYLFNTDPISIWLTNQKTMDPKLAPVIKMVGDEFDKIRPGVAIRSAHVGIGASNTYVFMNDVLPRAIKKYGGVDPEALRKAALDTDIPEGGTMLGFGVKFHGEGTPMAGQNERSFPVVIQYIDDKSSVVWPKSQAQREAVLPLPKGTTYSNQ
- a CDS encoding ABC transporter ATP-binding protein gives rise to the protein MLEVSGLVKRFGGFTAVNNVSFKVDQGEILGLIGPNGSGKSTIFNMLSGTLAPSAGSIRFDGSEIAGLAPHRIINRGIGRTFQIPRPFRRLSIFENVALAGFYGQGRHSRVKAEEAAGRALAMVGLPTDRHASVDGLGAAGLKKLELAKALATAPKLLLADESLGGLDEAEMDQAADMLRNIRDELGITIIWVEHIMGVLMRVVDRVMVLDHGEKISEGLPSAVAGDPRVIEVYLGTDAETTQAAAAEARRRAGGQ
- a CDS encoding ABC transporter ATP-binding protein, giving the protein MLELRGVNAGYGTFQALFDVNLDVKAGEAVGVIGPNGAGKTTLMRVISGLIRPSHGSIAMESVDVLATAPHKIVSLGIAHVPENRRLFPQLTVDDNLKMGAFMKEARGHYAERLEVVFDLFPRLKERRHQMAGTMSGGEQQMCAIGRAMMSNPKLLLLDEPSAGLAPVVVQQVFELVKRIRASGLTVLIVEQNVQQVLRVVDRAYLIEAGTIRASGTSAEMLASDTVKEAYLGV
- a CDS encoding branched-chain amino acid ABC transporter permease, which gives rise to MQAFLDIFDIYLLEAIINGILLGGVLALLALGLNLIFGVIDVTWICYAELVMIGMYAMYFMVQYYGISYFIAAPLTILLVAILGALLHYLVIAPLLTAPPINQLLATGGVLFVLQSFATVAFGIDFRNLGIRLPVLAFGDMNFSYARLLSFLAALVGMVAVYLFMTRTFTGTAIRAISQDRQIMALMGVDTKRIYLITSAIGGGLAGLAACLLVLQYDVHPFVGLSFGPITFLICVLGGLGNFIGGFIAAFVFAEIISLGGLFSDLEWGYVLAFAFFIVMMFIRPAGLLARRR
- a CDS encoding branched-chain amino acid ABC transporter permease, with translation MTGQVRLAAWGIGLAALVALPFVYRDPYHLHILVLILIWSFAYTSWSMMGRFGLVSLGHGGFMGIGAYVTALLWNHLGLSPWIGIPISMVAAGILALVVGYPCFRFRITGHYFVLVTLALSGIVLQVITATRDYTGGSLGYTPNRAAGNKLLALQFDDKTTWYLVALGVWLFGIVVWHWVDRSMARYALEAISEDEDAAAAAGVDVTAEKLKITLLSALMTALAGAIYCQYQMFITPDTVSGIAVSLQMVFAAIVGGLFVSLGPTVGAVITILLAETLRIGFGTKAVGWDNLVYGVLLVLFIIFLPKGILGSLLDRLKSQRKVPRAHEQKAVQIARPGT
- a CDS encoding polyphosphate kinase 2 family protein: MSKKPSKSLAQELDRYITPFRHDGSGKFHLKDYKTNAKGDLDKEAAQEILDANKKRLIAFQEKLYAQDRWSLLIVFQAMDAAGKDSAIKAIFEGINPQGCEVTAFKAPSSKELDHDFLWRHVVALPERGRIGIFNRSHYEECLVTRVHPEILAKEKLPSRLVTKTIWKERFEDIAAWERYLMRNGTVVLKFFLNVSKEEQRQRFLDRLEEPAKQWKFSMDDIKERALWPRYQAVYQDILRHTATPHAPWYVVPADHKWFARVVIGSVINAALEKLDLRFPRADKASLAEFDQVRTALEREKKAGKKRAKGKTPKQPHAQ
- a CDS encoding MBL fold metallo-hydrolase; its protein translation is MKASFCIAVLAALVTGSALAQTPPQTSTKKVDGTDNVYIFRYGGHQSMFVVTPQGVIATDPISYLRPAKPYIDAIKAVTDKPIKYVIYSHHHYDHIAGGQPFKDLGATFIAHRRTKERLLELKKQNALLADIVMPDQVVDDQKIIKLGGTTLELDYVGRNHSDNSLVMRLPKEKLVFVVDFAPIESVQFRNIPDNASPLEYIASLKKLASLDWERMIPGHPYAGGRLGTKKDVEDDIAYMEDLSAEVKKAADAGKCFDTAMKEVKLPKYEKWANYEASLPANVERFCYWWGRGY